A region of the Amycolatopsis sp. cg13 genome:
CCCGAAACACAACCCGGAGTCGGCGAACGCCAACCGCCGCTTTTCGCGCGTAAGGGCGCGCACCTCGACCTCGCGCTCGCCCGGAGTCCCGTCGTTTCGCTTGAGGGCAGCGGTGTAGCGCTTATCGGCCCGCTCGCGCTCGTCGTCGAGCCGCCGGTACAGCCCGGCGACGTAGTCCTGTTCGGACCGCAGTTCTTCTTCGTACCCCTGAGTTGACACGTGCCCCTCGCTGCTGTTATTCTGAACCCAGATTCGGCGCGAACTTCTGATTTCCTGGTGAAGACGCGTCGAATTTTTTATTGTCCACCTTCTGTCAAGTGGCGTGGTGGGACTGGTTGCTTTTCCGGCTTTGTCTCGTCGCGGGTTGCGGTAGCTGGCGGGTTGCGGTGGCTGGCGGGTTGCGGTGGCTGGCGGGTTGCGGTGGCTGGCGGGTTGCGGTGGCTGGCCGCATGCTCTCCCGAGCCGAGCCGAGCCGAGCCGAGCCGAGCCGAGCCGAGCCGAGCCGAGCCGAGCCGAGCCGAGCCGAGCCGAGCCGAGCCGAGCCGAGCCGAGCCGAGCCGAGCCGAGCCGAGCCGAGCCGAGCCGAGCCGAGCCGAGCCGAGCCGAGCCGAGCCGAGCCGAGCCGAGCCGAGCCGAGCCGAGCCGAGCCGAGCCGAGCCGAGCCGAGCCGAGCCGAGCCGAGCCGCCCCATCGTCGCGCGGTGAACGGGGGAGGGGGCTCGGCGCGAGTCCGGGTGCCTGTTTGGCGGAAAGCAGGGCGTACCGGGATCGGTCGAGGCTGGCTGAGCCGAGCCTTCAGGTGAGGCGGGTCGCGGCGCAGCGGGTCGGGTCCTGGCGGCTGATTCGAGTCCGGAGCTGCGCCCGGGACCATGGCCTGGCGGGCGGAGTCTCGAG
Encoded here:
- a CDS encoding pentapeptide repeat-containing protein; translated protein: MGRLGSARLGSARLGSARLGSARLGSARLGSARLGSARLGSARLGSARLGSARLGSARLGSARLGSARLGSARLGSARESMRPATATRQPPQPASHRNPPATATRQLPQPATRQSRKSNQSHHAT